Genomic DNA from Lactuca sativa cultivar Salinas chromosome 8, Lsat_Salinas_v11, whole genome shotgun sequence:
aggaagaaCAAATTAACAATGGCTACTCTCACAGTACCACAAGAAGTTCCTTCTCCTACCCAAGACTCTGAAACGCTTAGAAAAGCTTTCAAAGGTACCGATCTCTCTctgtctttctctctctctctcacacacacacacaccttaaCAGATTTGATGATTTAGTTTGTATCTCACAATTACAGAAAATTGTGTGAATCTTTTATATTTAACGTTTTGATTTTTCTGATGAGATGTGGAATTAAGAATATTAACTAACAAGATAAGGTGTGGGTGTCAGGATGGGGAACTGATGAGAAGGCTGTGATTCAAGTATTGGGTCATAGGAATGCAACTCAACGAAAGATCATTCGAGACACTTATCAAAAATTATACAACCAATCCCTCATTGATTCTCTTGATTCTGAGCTTTCAGGTGATTTTGGGGTATGTTCTTTTTTGCATTTCAACATATTAAAAAGTCAAACGTGCACTTTGTCTTCGGAGAGAAGaaacacacatatatataataatgtgAAGATATAATACAATATATGCATATAACAGAGAGCAGTGATCTTATGGACATACGATCCAGCAGAAAGAGATGCGAGGCTTGTGAACAAAGCGTTAAAGTCCAAGAATAAAAGCCTTGATAAACTAAAAGTAGTAATCGAAATCTCTTGTGCGTCGTCTCCTCATCATCTGCTCGCTGTAAGAAAGTGCTACTGTTCCCTCTTTGAATGTTCAATCGAAGAAGACATAATCGTTAATGCTCCACCATCAGTGAGAAAGGTATTTGTTTCCGTTTTgacttttgaataaaaaaaatccatattTTTATTAACTTCTTCCATTAATGCAGATTCTAGTTGGGTTGGTAAGTTCCTTCAGGTTCGATGGGGCAGTTGTAGATTTGGATGTTGCAGATGATGAAGCATCCAAGTTACAAGAAGCTGTTAAATTGAAGCAATTAGATCAGGATATTGTTATGTGGATACTTAGCACGAGGAACGTGTTCCAGCTCAAAGCCACGTTCGAATCCTACCATAAAAAATATGGAATTCTCCTTCACGAGGTTAAGTGTCTTTTAATCCTTAGAGTCATATCTTTTTAGTTTGAAAGTTCAAAAACTCAACACTTTTCAGGATGATTTTGACATAGCTAGATGTGTTTTGGTTTTATGTTTGAATTCAATCTATATATAGAAagatgtttttattatgttttttccCTAAAACACAACAAACGGTAGATTTTTgtatagagtttttttttttttttttttttttttaacggcCAATAACCAATAAAAAAACAAAGGGACCACCAAAGAGCTAGCGTACAATGAAATAAAAAACACCACATCACGACCCGACACTAAAAATCAAATGAAATGACACATGGCTGAGAAATGTTGTATCTTGTTATTTATCTTTTGCATTTAAAATTCCAAAATTGCCCTTGCTTCAGCGAACACTTATTC
This window encodes:
- the LOC111911865 gene encoding annexin D3; translation: MPKRLTKHTKIIFSVYYPSAFHQTRNRKNKLTMATLTVPQEVPSPTQDSETLRKAFKGWGTDEKAVIQVLGHRNATQRKIIRDTYQKLYNQSLIDSLDSELSGDFGRAVILWTYDPAERDARLVNKALKSKNKSLDKLKVVIEISCASSPHHLLAVRKCYCSLFECSIEEDIIVNAPPSVRKILVGLVSSFRFDGAVVDLDVADDEASKLQEAVKLKQLDQDIVMWILSTRNVFQLKATFESYHKKYGILLHEDIKDYSDDLLVSLVTIVIKCIISPERHFVEVIKAATDGWGTDEDALTRVIISRAEIDLIKVKKAYFDIHKTSLDKLVKDETSGDYGAFLIALLGQ